Below is a genomic region from Triticum dicoccoides isolate Atlit2015 ecotype Zavitan chromosome 5A, WEW_v2.0, whole genome shotgun sequence.
tagcaAGGAGAGTCTGGTTAAAAACTTTAAGGTCATTGAAACCCTTACATCCCCTATTTTTTCCGTTGTGTGAGCTTCTCCCAACTCAAGCGAATATGTCGGCGATCATTATCATCGTCCCACCATAAGTCTCTGCTATGTGCATGAGCTCCTCACGGAGGGTTGTTGAAAACTTAAAATTGCTCATTGCAAAAGTGAGGATCACATGAACCATAGATTTAATGAGCGTCTCCTTAGCACCACTAGATGAATATTTTTTTAGTCCAATCATTCATTCTTTTCCtctctttttcctttgttgatttgaCCCTTAACCATGCGCACTTCTGGAACCGGCAAACCCAAATATTTCTCTTCAAAACCCACTGTCACTACATTCAGAATATTTATTACTTCATGACCATCCTCTTGTGAACATTTGTTTCCAAGTAGTAGGGAACATTTAGATGGACTAACCATCTGGGTGGTGGCTCTCTCACGATTATTCAGAAATAAATCATGCATATCTTAATGTGATGCAACTTGGTACAGTACATTAATGTGATTGAGCAGCCCACTGTGAAGGCGCAGTTATATCTGACATGGTGGGAAAAAACGGCTGGATGAAAAAAAAATCAGTGAAGGAACGTGGTGAGAGAGGAACCGGTTGACGAAGAGTTCTGCCTAGCAGAAAAAGGAAGGCTACTTATTTTTAAGTAGTATATCACAAATGACCACGCATTGCAAGAGGAGAAAACATGGGTCCATGTGAACCACGCTACCAAGTCGAGAAACTGTGTTGTGTGACAACGATCGTTGATGAAAAAAAGATTAAATCATTTGAGTGCTAGAATAATAGCTGCAGCAGCAACAATAAGCAAGCATCATAACGAAGGTGAGAAAAAAAAGGTGGGTGAAAAGCAGGGGCAGAAGTGGGTACATATCTTGAGGGAGCTCTCTAGTGGAGCGGATTGCCAAAAACATTGATTATGTAAATTAGTATGTTGTGGAGGGCTTAGCATATTTGTGTTTGTATcttttttatatacacatttaacatctTGGGAATACATGATTGACATTTTCGAAAActtatattttatatatatttttccatacacattgtacatttttggtaTGCATTGgaaaacatttttctatacatatttaataTTTTAGAAGTatgtgattaacattttttaaaatttatatTCTTATATATTTTTTCATGACAAAATTTACAGTTTTCATAAAGGTCATAAATATTTTATAtagacatttaacattttttaatgcaTGATttacatttttcaaatgtttcatacaaaGTGTTTCTTGTACTTACATATTTAGAATATTTGAAAGTTTAAATAAAAGTAAAAAACAGATcatgaaaaaaaagaagaaaaaatgagaCTGCCGGCCCAGTCTCGCACTCGCGCAGGCAAGGCTGCAGGGATCTCCTATTCACCGCATGGGTCGGTGGATAGCAATCAATCACCAACCCACGCAAGCGATCCCTGTTTGGCGCGTAGGTCGCGGGAAAGGCCTAGAATTTTCCCAGAACCAGTCTTTTGTTTTCCTTCTGGTTTTATCCCTATTTGGCGCGTAGCTCGCGGGAAAGGCCTAGTAtccatttctttcttttttttctttaattTTCCTTTTTCATTTCCTCCCAAAATCTTTCaattttgaacattttctgaattttgtGATTATTTTTTAAATCATGAGCATTTTTGAACCAATGGACATTTTTACAAATTCTTGAAATTTTCTTAAttctttaacatttttaaaattcatacTTTTTTTACAGATTTGCTAAAGAAATTGAAACCCGTGAACGTTTTTTTGAATTGGAAAACATTTCTTGAAACTTggattttctaaaaaaatcataaaaaaattaaTGAAATTCTTTGGAATTAATGATTTTTTAATAAGCAAATTGTTTTTGAGATGCATAACATTTTTGGAATTCACGAACAACTTTTGAATCAGCAAACACTTTTTAAAACGTATGAACatcttttttgaattcatgagcatTTTTTTGAATCAATGAAAGTTTTATCAGTCAAAGAACTTTTTATTAATTCATGAATACGTttggtattcatgaacattttacatTGTTCTCTTTTCCGAATAATTTTTTCAAGattatgttttttttcaaaactttgaATACTTTTAAGAATATGCGAACATTTTTgaaaaatcacaaacattttttaatccaaaaggcattttgtgattttttttaatAAATATGTAAATTTTACTGATATatttgtttttttggaaatcccagattattttaaagaagaaaaaacttaaatagaaaagaacaatagaaaaaaagaaataaaaaacagaGGGCGTCCCGCCCCGCTCCTGGGCTGGTCCAAATAGGCTCGGGGGTGGGGGGCTGCAGGCTCCCCTGTTTCCCAAACTGAAAATTTGTTCATGATTTTTGCTTTAAAATGGAAATTTtagaaaatgaaaaagaaacaggaaataaaaagaaaaaggtaaactgaaaatattgcaaaaaaaaggaaaatgaaaaaaaaagaataaaagaagaaaaaaggggaaaaaccCAGATCCTGGAAGATTTTTGAACCTTGCCAAACTGGTGGGTTGGGAAGGGGGGACCAAATAATGCTGGCGCATAGAGAGGACGAGGCACATGTATGCGATTGATCACTATTCCCCGACCGATGTGGGGAATAGGATCTACCGAGGCTGCCCTACGCCTCGCAGTAAGACATAGGCTCGCCCTTGCGATCACCTAGAAAAAAGTTGTGTCTTGCGCTTGTACTAGATTGTGTGGGTGGATCCTACACAGCGCGTAGGTCGCGCTGTATCGACCTAGCGCGCACCCGCCCGAACTTCCGCTAAGCGTATGGGCCGGCTATTTTGCATTTTAGTTTTCCCACCGGTTTTGGAAAGGTTACCTTTTTTTACGTTTTCTCAACCGGTTTTTCTTTTCATATTTTCATTTTTCGTTTTttaattttcttgttctttttccctttttccttctttttgtattttattttttctttctttttccatttttctttcttatttttttattttccatttttattttattttatttttcttctttactttttcacttttttgcattttttattttcaaattcgtgaacaattttttgttcatcaaattaaaaaaatgttcaaccaTGTAAAGCAATGTTCAACAATTAAAAAAAGAACGAATTTGAAATTGTTCATCAAAAGtagaaatttgttcatcaaagtaaaaaaatgttcatcaaattatattttttattcatCATTTTAGTCTTTTTCATCATATTCAGATTTTGTTCATTGAATACAAACTTTGTTCTTGAAAACAAATTTTGTTCATCACATTCGAAAAATTTCATCAAAATCAAAATTTattcataaaataaaaaaatgtttagcgttataaaaaatgctcaaacattgtggaatttgtgaacatttttttgttcatccaattcaaaaaatgttcaaccatGTAAAACTATGTTCAATAATTCAAAAAATGTCCAtcaaatttgaaaattgttcatgaaACTAAAAAAAAACTGTTCATCAAATTCTATTTTTGTTCAtcgttttcaaaaaatgttattcAAATTCAGATTTTCTTCattgaattcaaaatttgttcttcATTTTTATTTCATAAAAATGTTTTTGAACACAAACTTTGTTCacgaaattcaaaaaatgttcagtgaATTCACAATTTAATCATCAAATCGAAAAACTTGTCCATCATTATTAAAAATGCTCAAACATTGTTTGAGTTTGCGAACATTTCTGAGAATACGGAAACAATTTTTTCAAAATCCTGAACATGTTTTGCTGAATATGCGAACGTTTTTTCAAAATCAAGAACAGTTTTTATCCGGAAGCATTTTGTGATATTTtaacaatttttatttttttatttttttatttttgaatttcttATTTATTGTAAAGAAGAAGAAAttgaaacaaaaaacaaaaggcaGTAAAAGAAATAAAAACATTTTTTGGTCGAACAGGAAATAAAAACAAATGGGCATCCAGCCCCGATCATGGGCAGGcgggcgcgcgggagagaggatcaGGTGCGCGCTGGCTTTGTTCGCCAGCGCGTCACGCACTGTATAGGAATACTCAACCGCGTGTGGCGAGAAGGAAGAACGGTTCGGCTGAGTCCATAAAGATAGCTCATGGGACTCATTTGTGGAATGATTGGGCTGTGTCGCATTCAGGTGATTAAAAGACATGTCTAAAAAAAGTGATTAAAAGACGGATTAACTTCTTGGCAAGTGTGTGTAGCAAAATAACACCTTCAGAAGAGTCGAAATTGTCACAACCAGATAGAGCAGTATCCACTTCACTTTAAATGTGCAGAAAGAAGAGAGGTGCTTAAAACATCTACAACCGGACTTGGAATCCGGCCCCCATACACGCCCGTAGCGCTCGCTCATCTCTTATATGTTGCGTCACATATCTCAAATTTCGATGCTCAAATCCATGCAATCTATGCACGTTAATTATACAATATAAATTGTTGGAATTCAACAGTTTAAACAAAACAAAGCAAATCATAGTTCAACAAATCGGACATGACAAAATAAAATTAATGTCCGAGCATGGCAGATGCTTCGGACCACCGGCCAGGCACTTGCTCGAGCAGAAAGCGTCGTGCTCCAGGCGGAATGCGTCTCGCTCATCCTGCTCCGCCAGCATCCGGGTTGCCTCCTCCGTCTGCATCCGGGCCACAACCGCCCTCGCCGCCTCGTACTCCGTACAATCGTTGATTTTTTTTTGTCCACAAGCCACTTCTTCTCATGATCATCCAAGAGGGTTTCGTCCGTCAACATGATCCTCGCATCCTTCCGTCCCATGCAAGCTGCAACCTCTTCTTCTCAAGCTCTATGTCGCCAAATGTCTTGGCCTTCTCGAGTTTTCATTTGATCGTCGCCTCTTACTTCTCCAACTCGATTTTCTCCCTCTCATTTTTGAGTTTCTTCTCCGCCCTCTTTCGATCCCACTCCATCTTCTCCTTTTGTGAATCCAACCTAAGCTTATACCTCTCCTCCTTCTTGTTCTCCCTCGCCGAAAAAGTGCCCGTCCATGTGGACGACATTTTTGTAGCCGCGGCACGGGAGGCACGTGACTCCTCCCACTTGTTTCCCATGACTTGGCGGTTATCCTTTGGCACGGTGGCTTTTCCATTTGGGACAATAACATCGTCTTCTTCATCGTCTAACCTAATTGATTGGTTGGAGTTTGAGCCATCATTCCTTTTCTAGCCGGACTTGAGATCGGTGACAAGTTGGTTCCACTTCGGTTTGCCATTCATTATGATCCAACAATGGCTAAAAGCAGACGGCTTCTTCTCCACCTCGTGACGCAAAGTGACCGTCACCGTCGTCTAGGAAACAACATATGTCTGAGTACGAGAATGAAAACACAAGAAGCATATGCAAATGACGACAAGATGAAGCAATTGAGCTTACGTGAGTTGCCACTCCCATCCCACTTTGAGTGCGTTCGGTctgaacccccccccccctgcatcgccgccgcctccctctctcgcTGTCGGCGTCGCTGCAACTTCCGGGCGACGTTCTCCGTCTTGCAAGTCGGAGCAGACGAAGGGACACCGACGGACGGGGCAGACTGCGTCTCCGTCGCGGCGATCTAGGACGGGCTGGACGACATCTCTGGCAGTGGATCGGGACCGGTGGTGAGGATTGGGAGCAAGGGTGGAGGATGGCGAGGGTTCGAGCGCGGGAAAGGTTGGatgggcggcgggaggaggaggaagggtttGGTGGATTTGATGCAATTTGCGGTGGAGTCGGGTTGTCGGGTCCGATGTAGCACGTCCGGAcgtcccatatccgccccatatttggtcagcccgggcgtttgaggcccaTTTAAGGAGCCCGTCTGAGTCGAAATTTCGTGACCGGATAGTGACCGGACCGGACGGCCTGCCCAGACGTATGaggccagtggcggagccaggaataaAGCAAACCCCGGGCCTAATTTTTTTTTCTCGGAAACATGGAAAAACTTTGGGCTTAAAACTAACTCATACAATTTCGAAAAAATACCTGATGTGAAAGCATACAGAATAAAGTTCATTTTATCAATAAATCTATAATTTAAACTTGATGCTCAATGATCCAAGAAAATAGATAAAAACGGGACAGAAATACAAATAGTAATATGGGAATACAAAAAAAAGATACCAAGTCAATTGAATAGTTCGTCAGTGCATCCCATAACTTGATCGATGGTAGAAGAACCAACACCTTCAAGGCATTTTAAAATATATAATTTCGTAAAAAAATCATAAACATCAATTGAAACAATTATCATTGAAACAAATCAAAATACTTACCACTTTGACGTGATAAAAGCCCTTCACGAGACCTATATGATTGAAAACAATATAgaatatcatcatcatcaatacTTGGAATTCAACTTCAAGACACCCTTGTTGCGGGCACCTGTGAAAAAATATCTCTTCATCTTTCATTTCTACAACATAAATGGAATTGCAAATACATCAATTTGAGTTCGACAATACGTCAATTTGAGTTCAACAACACACAGTACaatactgagattgcaatcggcttTCCTTCTTGCTCCATGAGCAAGTACACATTTTTTTTCAATTAAATTTAGTTCAGTGCAGTTCATACACAGAGGTTACTATGTTAAATTGTAAAACACGGTACAAGTAGAAACCGCAAAGAATCAAAGAAATTTATCAAGATTAGGCAGGGCGAGAGAAGAAAGGGACGGCGCGCCGCAACGAACGGCGCACACAGGGGCAGCGCTGGGCCGCCGGGGAGGGACCAGGGTAGCAGGGGCCTGCCTAGAGAAGTGGACGGCGGTGGCCGGTGTATGCCGGACGGCGACGACGCCACGGCAACCGACGGACCGAGCAGGGAGGCGGGTAGGCGGTGGCTCGATCGCTGGAGACGGGCGAGTTAGGTCGTGCACTCGTGTAGCCGGTTTGCGGTCGTGGGCTAATGGCTGCTACGTGTGTGTAGTCCGTGCGTGCGCTGCTGCCTAGATCGCTCACTTCGGGCCTCCTTTCACTGGCTGTATCCTGGGCCCAAAACAAATTCTATATGGAAAACGTTTATTTTCAGTCGGATAAAAACATGGGAACATAAGCCGCGTCCTATGATGAACACGTGTCCATGTGGACCCGTCACCGTTCACGTCCTGGTCTAGCCTTATCTTCCCGCACGCACATCTCCTCCTCCACTCGTCTCTTTCCCTTTTCCCCTTCCCATCTCCACTAGACACCGGACGCGGCTCGTCAGCCGTGAAGAAGGCACGGCAGAACTGCCGTGGGGCACAATCTCAGCCGTTCTTATCTCATCAAGCGCATCCAACGAACAGCAAAACAGCCCCGTCCACGTACGCACACAGGGCGCGGCCAGCTAAAGTCAATAATGCATTGGTGTTAAGATATCAAATGTTCTTTAAAATGCAGGCTTCTAGTATTGAAGACATTGGTGCCGAATATATCTTTTGATCATGCAAAGATTTTAAGACGAAGTTTTAAGAAGTGTTTGGTGTGGCTCCAGGATTTGTGTGTTTAGAAATTTAGAAATCCTCTAAAACAAGTATTTGCAATTTGGCCTTTTGGGACATGGCGTAGTAATCCGTCTGTGACTCTGATGCTCCAGTGCTAAATTTGCATCAACACTTTGACGTTTCTTGATTGAAAATTGTATCTCTGACTGTGTGTTGATTAAGGAATGAGATGAGCGTTTAGTAGCAGCCAAGGTGGCTTTGTTTTGTACTTCCTGGTTCTCTTTGTGTGTGTTTCAGGCTTGCTCATAGTCTGAACTTTAGGCCGGCGTTCTGCTTGAGGTCGTCAGTTTTGCTCCCTTGCCGTCGAGAGCGACGAGACGGTGACAAgtccgacggcggcggccggacggcCGCGGCGTCGCTGGACGTTCGACTATGCTCTGTTTTTCCTTTCTGCGTCAGCTCTGTTGCTCAGAAATACTCACAGAGTAGAAGGGAAGAGAGACTTGGTGCGCGCCCTGCGTGCGTACGTGGACGGGGCTGTTTTGCTGTTCGTTGGATGCGCTTGATGAGATAAGAACGGCTGAGATTGTGCCCCACGGCAGTTCTGCCGTGCCTTCTTCACGGCAGACGAGCCGCGTCCCTAGACACCCCGCCCACCCACAGCGATGAACCCAGGGATGAACCCAGGGATGAAAGGCGGCGACCACCGCATGCTGTATCTCTGTCGCACCAGTTGTATCGCTGCCATGTGCTTCGTCGCAGCACCCCATCGCCGTCGCGGCATCAGACGTCgccgcagcaacagcagcagcagaaggTCACCCGGCGTCGGCTAGGGTATCGGGCGTTGCCTCCAGCTCCGACGGCCACCGGTGAGTCCCTCCTCCTGTTTCTCTTTgtatctctcttcctctctctaatCCATATCTCTTCTTTTATAGCAGCAGAGGAGAGGTGCAAGGGCGAGTTCGGTGAGGAAGCACCACCACCATGGACGACACCGGCGGCCATGGGCTGGCCCTCCTGTCCTACTACTCATCTGGTGAGTtcatcccctccccctcccctctctctctcctcatctCTTTTCTCTCTCTAATCTAATCTCCTGTTTTGTAGCAGCAGAGGAGATGAGCTGCTGTAGCTAACGGGGTGCACATGACCAGGACCAGCAGCAGCCATGGACGGAGGGGAGAACgacgcccagcagcagcagcagctcaaccGGAGTTGCAATGAAGCCTCGCCGGAGTTACAATGGAGCAACGCGGGTCCGCCGAAAACATAGCTGGCGCTGCAATGAAACCCCGCCGGAGTTGCAATGGAGCTTCGTCGGACGCGCCGGTGTTGTGTTGGAGCTTCGCCGGAGTTGCATTGAAGCTTCACTGGAGCCAGCGGTGCTGCATTGGAGCTCCTCCGGGgctgcaatggagcttcgccgGAGACGTCGATGCTGCGTTGGAGCTCCGCCGGGGgctgcaatggagcttcgccgGAAGCGTCGGCGCACTGGTGCTGCGTTGGAGCATGGAGGTGGTGCGATGGAGATACAAGTCTGGGAGGGGGCTGTCCTCGTGGATATGCAGCAAGAGGAGGAAGACAGGCTGCGAGCCTATGGATCAACCGGCTCGTGTGCCTTAATCGAACGGCTCCTCAGGGGATGATATTTTGCAGATATCATCCGGTTGATTTGTAGCATTGGCCATTCTATATACATCAAGCTGGGTAAAATTCCCACGCCCCGGGCCTGAGCCCTGAGTGCCCGGGGCCCAGCTCCGCCCTTGTATGAGGCGAGTTTGAGACGCCCGGTTGTAGATGCATTTATATCATAAATTGTTTCTATTCAAATCtctctctcacgcgcacacacgcacacacctcTGTCATTCTAGCTCTCTACCACCTAAAGGAAATCCTCCCGGCGCTATCAAACACTCTAGCTCTCTATCACCTCGAGGAAATTCCTCCTGGCTCCATCAAAAGAAAGTCGCCTGGAACTTTGTTACGCCATAAAAATCAAGAAATTAAGAGACCATAGTGTTTTTTCAGAACAAGTACTCGCTTGTCTTGCAGTACTAGTTTGTACGTGCATGTTACACAGCCACGGTAACAAGCAAGGAAGGAAGCAAAAaagagaaaggacgacaacttatcAAGGATTTGACAACATTTGAGCAAGGACAAATTGATGACAACGAAGAGAGAAAAGCAGCTGCGGCCCGCATGCCTTTTTGGATGATGAGCCGCTACCAGCTGCGTGCACCGACAGAACAGTCCAGATTGTTCCATGGGTCCGTATCTCTAATCAGCACCATGGAGttcttccctcaaaaaaaaaaagaaagaaagaagaaaaagcacCATGGAGTTCTTGTATTCGAAGAGGCTCGCCCACCGGGCCACCGAATACCAACCAAACCGGCCCTTCACTTCACTCCTTCATTGCTCGCGTATGCCTACTGTCTGATACTGGTAATAGACATCTTCCTGCGCATAGAGCTCCGTCGTCTTTGCGTGGACCATGTGTGTTCTGCGGTGACCACACGGCGTGTACACCTACATTATTAGGTCAAACTCATCACCAGTCCATGCGCGCGCACTCGTGCTTTTGCGCCTTCCGTGCACTGATGCGGCAATACGATCGTTTCCTGATTAATTATGTCCCATTAATTCATATACCCAAGCCTTAGAACGTGGCAATGGTCCATCAAAGACAGACACTGAGATCCGTCGGCGACATACCTCCACACACTCTCTTTATCGACGACGGTTGCTATTCTGCTGCTCTGATTTTTTGAGGTTTTAGGACCACTTTTCCATTGTCTACTACAATAAGATTTATCCNNNNNNNNNNNNNNNNNNNNNNNNNNNNNNNNNNNNNNNNNNNNNNNNNNNNNNNNNNNNNNNNNNNNNNNNNNNNNNNNNNNNNNNNNNNNNNNNNNNNNNNNNNNNNNNNNNNNNNNNNNNNNNNNNNNNNNNNNNNNNNNNNNNNNNNNNNNNNNNNNNNNNNNNNNNNNNNNNNNNNNNNNNNNNNNNNNNNNNNNNNNNNNNNNNNNNNNNNNNNNNNNNNNNNNNNNNNNNNNNNNNNNNNNNNNNNNNNNNNNNNNNNNNNNNNNNNNNNNNNNNNNNNNNNNNNgagagagagagagagagagagagagaggcaatgacGACGTTTTTGGCTCGCTTCGATTGTTAGATGGTGTCTATGAACGTAAATGTAAGTTTTATTATTCATAGTGTTCTTCGTACTGCCATGTGCTTGAATAGATTGAACGTTTTTCCtgcaaaaagcaaaagaaaaatggCAATGGATTGTTGTTTTGTGACTACCATGGCCAAAAGAGGAGCCATGCTTTTTCTCTTTATGGAAAAGGCAGGGCACTGCCAATATCAACATTTCAAATAAATAAGAAATAGAGTACAAAGATTATTTTAAGCAGGGTGAAAGAAAAACTAGCAAGAGGATAAACTTATATTCCTGTTAAAGTCGCCCTGCTTCTTGGCAACATCTCGCATTTCAAGCATCAACATAAATTTAAATTTAGATGCATCATGGTTTATTTCCTAGAAAATGCATTAGGATTGAAAGTTGCAGGAACTAAAATCAACTTTAACAGATGTGACATATTCGTAGCCTCCAATGCCGTTTTCAAGCGTGTTTCGTATTTTAGGAGGTTGCGGAGCCCAGCCCGTGTGCAAAATCATGACATATTCTATTTTCTATATTCTGCGGATCCGCCCATTGTTTCTTCACAAACAAAGACATTGCAATTTCATTCACATTGCATTCAATGTCACACACACATTACAATCTCATTCACACCGCGTTCAACATCACATAGACAATGCAATTTGTTCGCATTGTGTTCTTTGACCTAGAAGGAGAAAATTTAACGCGATTCAACATCGCATAGACATTGCAAATAAAGTTATTGTGATGCTTACGCCTTTTGGAAGTGACCTCATTGTAAGGGGAGGCTTTGGCTAGTTCGACTTGGGCTTTGACATGATCTACGTATCAACGAATGTCTTGGATGCGAGAGAAGATCACAACGGCTttgccctctgtcggtgtcaaaaccggcggatctcgggtagggggtcccgaactgtgcgtctagaccggatggtaacaagaggcaggggacacgaagttttacccaggttcgggccctctcgatggaggtaaaaccctatgtcctgcttgattaatattgatggtaaaggtattacaagagttgatctaccacgagatcagagagactaaaccctaaaagctagcctatggtatgattattgatgtgtatgttgtcctatggactaaaaccctccggtttatatagacaccggatagggttagggttacatagagtcggttacaatgataggagatctgaacatccgtatcgccaagcttgccttccacgccaaggaaagtccctttcggacacgggacagagtcttcaatcttgtatcttcatagtccaggagtccggcttgaaggtatagtttggctatccgaacaccccctaatccaggactcccttagtagcccctgaaccaggcgtcaatgacgacgagtccggcgcgcaaattgtcttcggtattgcaaggcgggttcctcctccaaatacttcatagaagatcttgaacacaaagaCAGTGtctggttctgcaaaataagtttccacatattgccatagagaagataataatattgacacaaatctaatctgctgacgtattccgtggtacgacacgccacagccaagcctttatccatttaattatcccacctcagcgcgttgtgcgaggcggtttccttggcacgtcttgttcaagcagagatcgtgccccctcatttcaggattctcatcaatacgagcgtgggtaacccaaccgcgcctttgattacggcgcttggagataggcaagttttatcaggctggtggggacacataatcgcgtacgcccatataaggggataagcatCCACCTTttaacccacgccttcttcctcctctgcttatcctttcttgcgcactcgagctccagcgcccaagtccgcactaccacctcgaccttctccagtcatgtccggagtgggaggcaagtggatggtctcctccgtcacgaagggacacataaaaaagccgaggaaggccggatatctggccagcgacatcgtgcaccgactccccgaaaaggggcagctcatccccactcctaggcctcatgagagggtggtatttctcccccatttcctccgcggactgggcttccctctgcatccatttgttcgggggctcatgttctatgatttccatgatctggctccgaacctcgtcctcaacatctcggcgtttatcgtcgtgtgcgaggctttcctccgcatctccCCTCATTTTGGCTTATGGCTaaataccttcaacgtcaagccgaaggtggtgcgcggcagccaggcagagtgtggcggcgccatggttggcaagatggccaacgtcctgtggcttgagggctcctttgtggagaccctgaaggggtggcagtcagggtggttctacatcaccgagccgtgcgaccccgaatgggtcgcagcccccgagtttcggtccggaccccctacgtggctcacctcctggaaggagatcggcctgtcgtggggtaaaaaaggagagccgaCCGGACTCcacacatgcatccaaaccctggtggacaagaagctcaagcttgtcaacatagtccaggttatgctcatccgcctagtcctcccgtgtcaacgacgggccttcaacctttgggagttcgacccggcgcagcatcaaactcttaacaggctcttcgacacgacgtacgaagatgcctggaggatgcttttcaagggcaccgaggctcccgcatccgctgccgaggatcgcggattcagtgctcaGCACCGCGCTCTGGCGGTAAGCTGTTTTCATCTTTTTTACAAGGTATTAGTTTTTcacagtttgactctatgtgggatctaagctcccttatctttgacaggattgggaggtgatgtccggacagatcaactgtccggctcctttgcccgaaggcccagcggacgctcgcttggcgaagctgct
It encodes:
- the LOC119300060 gene encoding uncharacterized protein LOC119300060; the protein is MSDGAMEKRLGLAHSLNFRPAFCLRSSVLLPCRRERRDGDKSDGGGRTAAASLDVRLCSVFPFCVSSVAQKYSQSRREERLVLPCLLHGRRAASLDTPPTHSDEPRDEPRDERRRPPHAVSLSHQLYRCHVLRRSTPSPSRHQTSPQQQQQQKVTRRRLGYRALPPAPTATAAEERCKGEFGEEAPPPWTTPAAMGWPSCPTTHLQQRR